From Pseudorasbora parva isolate DD20220531a chromosome 14, ASM2467924v1, whole genome shotgun sequence:
GGTTAAAAATGTCTCTTTGGGTGAATTTTATGGGGTTGTGACTTTACGGGAATTGCAAGATTAGTTTTTTGATTTCAATTACATTAGTCTAAAGGTTCTTGTAGTACTTTTGAGGAAGTATTGAGTTTTGTTTTGCAGTGCATTACGGCATTCCGCCCATGTTGgcgaggggggaaaaaaagtatACTGGAATCAaaatcgttttaaattgttGCATTTTCGTTACTGAAAAGTTTCGTAATAtcggaagaaaaaaaagtttcgtTATTTGTGTTACGGGGATGTGACTATAGAAAGTGTTTGTGaaatttcagctcaaaataccccacataTCATTTATTATGACATGTTTTAAATGCCCATTTTTgagtgaaagaaaaaacatgCTGTCGTGCAtttatctttaaatgcaaatgagctgctgctccccacccgctttccagaagagggcggagcctttACAGCTCATGTATCGGATACTCTGCCAAACGAACAAAACATCTGTTTGgttttgatcatcatatctatCACGCTCGCGCAACGGTGCAGATCATTATCGTCATGAAAGTTTATTATCTGCATGCGTTTAAAGCTATATCATTGTAAAATTTTCATATGGTTTCTGAATGTCACAAAGCTGAATGTCAGAAGGCGCATCCTGTGAGTATTAAACTTAGTTCTCTTTCATGTcttaaactgtcaaatacacacatgattatttcaaaaacacaaAGTTCGCATAAACACAGTCAGAAATCACATTTGTACAATATACATTACCTACTGCTTTATATGCTAATATGAATCAAGcaacaaaagaaaaactgaaaatcACTCAGTTCTTGATTGAATTAACTTTAATAGCTTTAATAAGAATGCATTTATTACTTGAATACAAATGTTCTGGAGAGGAGATAAACATGCTGGACTGTGTACAGATCACTCAGGGCGgttctatgctaatagggcggagcATACATCACAAAAGCTGGAATCTGTACCCGGCTTGTTCTGAGAcactgcttatgatttatggAGATTAAAAAAGAGTAGTGGGTAGGTTTTTACCATTTTATGGTGCTTGTGTACACATGCTGACGCACATTTGCATTCAAAcaaacaccatgtaaaagtgaattttgcataacaGGTTCCCTTTAACAgtttttgtagtatttttgaAGTAGTATTGAGTGTTTTATATTGCACAATGCAATTCTGTCCATGTTGGTGGGAAAcaaaaaatcatgttttggaTTGTTAATGGAATCAAAGACTTAtctttcttattttgttttattaacttttaaatgttaaaaagttGCCTTTTCATAATCAAAAATAATGATTCTGGCTACATCATTTTTCTCATCAGATTAGTGCTTTTCAGTGAAATTGTGTGGGCAATAAAGGATGCactgaaatgaaaattctgaatGCAAAACTGAAAATGCtttttaatgttatatttttttattaatattaatttatatatatatatatatatatatatatatatatatatatatatatatatatatatatatatatatatatataatataatataatatttgccTATGATTATTCAATCTTTTTAATGATACTGAATTGAGAAAATACAcgccaataaaaaaaataaaaaacacacatttattaaaagtaacacTAGAATTGGacagaaaatatattaatattaattataaatatattattctttATTCAGTTCTATATGAATTGGTGGATAAGAGGGTTGTTTCATTTTACCCGCATTGCCCAGCAAAAATTGCCTATTTGTAGgcattcctaaaaaaaaaaaactgtagcgAATAGCAATGTATGAAGCACTGTTCACAAACAAGTCACTTTCAAAATCAAAGATGTTTCTGATAGTAATCACAGCGAATTTGTGAGACCAATTTAAACATGAGCAATTTCGTTCTCACACGAAACTCCCGGTTGAGTAGATTCCTTTATAAATGACTGGATATTGCCCACAAATTTCACCAAACAATGGTTAAGTGTGACTTTACCTTCAGACCGTGATTCATTGTAGATTTGAGTCTGAGATTGTCAGATCAATGACGAAATGGCTTTATCACCAGAGTCGGCGAAAATAGACGCAGGAGGGATAGATGGATTATGGGATGGAGACACTAGTCTTCAGTCATTGGAGTGCCCCAGGTGCTGTTATCAGAAATCATGATTACATCCTTGTCAGACCTAGGTTTCTAATCCATCAATTGCTCTTCCTCTGCCTCCTAAAACCAACACCATTGATGCATCCTACTGTGCCAGAGATGGTCTCGTAGACGTTTATTTGTGAGTGCTCCTATAGTGCTAGAAGAACCATATACCTTAAAGCCTTTCTCCAGCTCTAATAGAGCTGTGGAAGGTCAATGCTATaatttttacaatttttatGTCATACAGGAAGGCACTTTCTCCATCAGCTTCTGATGGCctgaattatgaataaaataagaGAGGGTTGGACTGAAGCGAACGAAGGACAAGCGGTATTGCCGACCTACTTTAGCAACTTATGTAGATAAAAAGAAATGGACATTTAAAGGGGAATGAATTCGAACTTCCATGAGTCTTTTGTGTGAAAGGCTTTTAAAACATACATGCCAAAGATGCTTTCCTTCTTTTGAAGGGTTCATTAAGCTTTTAAGTAACAGACATGGAAGTTCCTTCCAAGGCTTTCGTGGATCTCCTTCCAAGGAGCCTTTTAAAAGTATTTCTAAAGCATTTTTCACCACAAAGTTGTTCATTCATATAAGTAGTACAGAGACCCTTTTAATTCTTGTAGAAATTACATTATTACAGTTACTTGGCCCTTTGGTCTTGTTTGATATGCTTTTCATGCTTCTATGATCATTTAGTCCAACTAATTATAGCTTGTTTTACATCTCTGTGTTGTTTTGCATGTCTGTCACGTCAAGAGCAGATTAATAGCGCTCATCGTCTCTCACAGAAGTCGAGGCAATCATGCATGGAAATTGAGTCTGTTTCTTCCCCCCAAAGCCAAACTGTTGCTCATTTTAAGAGAGCATAAATCATAAGAGGAAAAATAGTGCCTCTAATCCACAACAAATAGCGAAAATTGATCATTTTTATAAAGTGCTTTGCAAAAacgaataaaaaatatatttttatggaaCCGTGCtgacacaaagtaatgtattcaCTTTTAGGATGGCATTTATTCATTGTCATCACCCAGCGGGTGTTTTAGTTTGTTTAATTGATGGAACCCCTGCTGCACCGTATGCATGTGATTTTTAGTTCAAGGTGTCCTTTGATATGCTTTGATATCTTTCTTTGTGAACCCAGCAAATCAAACGCTCTACCAGTGATAAAAGACTGTTTCATCCAGATATTAGGTCTATAAAATAGTACATGGTGGTTGTTTCCAGCAAGGATAACtaccttatatatatattatatttattgatgTTATAAAGTACATCTTTAAGTGATTTTAGTACATTGTTTTAGGTAGTATGGTTTGCAGTCTCAAGTATATGTGCACAATATTGTTCCATAAAGCCTTGTGAATCTTTAAAGCTACCATAAGTGCCCTGTTATGCTGAATTAAAGTAGAGTGTATTTTTTCTGAAATGCTGTTTACCTCCTGTAATCtttcatatttacaaatgaaacAGAATAGTTGAGATGAAAAAAGGGTAACACAGGGATTAATGACTtagctttaaataaatgtcTCAGAAATGCAGCAAGGCATTAAATTTAATAAAAGATGACGTTTTTGTTGATGTTTGGACTGGAGTAGCGTACACAATGAGACCAGGAATGTGCATTAAGTAAGCAAATTGGATACATTTTGATTTGTGTGCTGGCTTTAAGCTCCATTAGTGGTGAAACTTTACTAAAATGCTTTCTGAGAGATTAAAAAAAGGTTGAAGCCAAAGTAAGATCAAAGATTGAAGACATTTAGTCATTCCGGAGGTAGCAGCACCTTGTTATTGCTGTATATGAGTCATATACATGGCTTATTGATTGTTCATCTGCAGTTAACCTCCTTCATTGTCATCCCTTGGCCATAGATATTCCATCAGATGTGACAGGACTGAATATTTAGCAAAGAAATTCAATTAGCAAAGagcattaaaaaataacattgaGAGATTCAGAATTTACCAGGATCTTTTGTTTGAGTTCTAAACTGGGCTAATTGTTTCTGACTCTAGTTTTCAACTTCTAAATAGACAACAATGCATAAACGTTTTTCAAGATAGAGCGCTATAGGGACAAACGTGTCCCAGTTTGTCCCTGTAGCTATACCACACTAATCTACAGTCTTTCTGAAAAGTTTTGCCTTAATGATCCAATAATCTTATTGCAGCGTGTCTCATTACTCTCAGTGAATCAAGCGTTTGTCCTGCCACACAAAGCTAATCAAGATTGTCCATGTACTTTTTATTTTCCCAGCAGGGAAAAAATGGAAAACTGCCAGTATTTGATTGTCAGGCTTGGAGCAATGGTAAAATAGCCTAACCAATGCAAGATGGCTGCCCACAGGATCAGAGTGACCAACAGCAACAATGTGCTCCCTAGATGCAAATCAGAGGGCACTCTTATTGACCTTGATGAGGGAGTGACTGAGGCGAGTCTCATAGATGTCAAAGGTCAGTTTATTGCAttgcaaataaataaagaggACATCTAATATGGTTGTGCTATGTACATCGCAAATCAGTAATTcttattaatacatttctctCTACAGTGCCTTCTCCCAGTGCCTTGCGTTTGGCGCCCTCAACTTCATTTGGGACTGCACGGGAAGTGGTTGCCATAAAGGATTACTGTCCATCCAGTTTTACCACTCTAAAGTTCTCCAAAGGTGATCATCTTTATGTGCTGGACACATCTGGTGGGGAATGGTGGTATGCTCACAACAACCGAGAAATGGGATACATTCCATCAACATATGTCCAACCGATCAACTACAGGAACTCATCTCTAAGTGACAGTGGGATGATTGACAATCTTGGGGACTGCTCGGAGGAGGGAGCAAAAGAGCTGGACCTGCTGGGGGAGTGGACTGGAGTGTCGCTGAAGCCATCCATGCCTTATGACAACAACAACCCATTCTCCATGCTCTCCTCAACCAACCCATTCCTTAATGGGTCCATGGATGATGTCCTCGATCAGAATAGCAATGAGAAGACGAACCAATGCAACAGCATGGATTTGCTTTTCTTCGACTTGCCTTCAGCCCCCATCTCCACCACCAGCAACACAAAAGGGTACAGCAATAGTGTCTTTGATGGAACACACACCAGCGCTAATCTTGAAGCCCTGCAAATGCTTCGCAAAGACAATCCCTTTTTTCGGAGCAAGAGATCTTACAGTTTATCAGAGTTATCAATCTTACAATCTCAGTCAAATCCTCCATTGCCTTCATCAGGGTTTTTTACAGGGCTTAAAGCTCCCTCACCGGAGCAATTTCAGAACAGAGAGGATTTTAGGACAGCATGGCTAAACCATCGAAAGTTGGCACGGTCTTGCCATGACCTTGAGTCCCTTGGGCAGAACCCAGGCTGGGGTCAAACACAACCTGTAGAGACTAACATTGTCTGCAAGTTGGATAGCTGTGGAGGGGCAGTACAGCTCCCAGATACACATATCAGTATTCATGTTCCCGAAGGCCACGTTGCAGTGGGAGAAACTCAGCAAATCTCTATGAAGGCTCTACTAGATCCTCCCTTGGAGTTGAACAATGACAGATGCTCAACTGTCAGTCCAGTGGTTGAAATCAAACTGAGTAACATGGAGATAAAGTCATTCATTACCTTAGAGATGAAGGTATCTGTCACGACTAAGGCAGAAAGTCTAATGGCTGAGGTTCTGTGTGTAAGAAGTGACTGTAAAGAGGGTCCTTATTCTCCTGTTTCACATGCATACATTTACGGTGATACGGTTCAGGTTCAGCTGGACAACTTGGAGCCCTGCATGTATGTTGCTGTCGTTGTTCAGACCCAACATGTTTCCTTCAATTCATCTGTTTGGGATCATATGATGAAGAAAGTTACACTGGGTCTCTACGGGCCCAAACACATTCATCCATCTTTTAAGACTGTGGTGGCCATTTTTGGCCATGACTGTGCTCCCAAGTCTCTACTAGTCAGCGAGGTTGGCAAGCAAGCAAAGTCTGCCCCTCCTGTTTCACTACAACTGTGGGGGAAGCACCAGTTTGTACTTGGCAGACCTCAGGACTTGCAAATAGGCATGTACTCTAACATGTCCAACTATGAGGTCAAGGCAAATGAACAGGCTAGGATTGTTCGTGGGTTCCAGATCAAACTAGGCAAGGTGAGCCGGCTCATCTACATGATTACGTCTCGGAACGCAGATGAGATTTCTGACTTCACGTTACGTGTCCAGGTAAAAGATGATCAGGATTGCATCCTTGCACAATTTTGCGTTCAGACACCACAGCCGCCCCCTAAAACTGGGATTCGGAACAACGGCCAGAGGCGGTTCCTAAAGAAAAAGGAAGTTGATAAAATAATTTTGTCTCCTCTGGCCATCACCACCAAATACCCACAGTTTCAAGAGCGCTGCATTACCAACTTGAAATTTGGTAAGCTGATCAAAACGGTTATCAGGCAGACCAAGAATCAGTACTTGCTGGAATATAAAAAAGGGGATATTATCGCCCTTCTCAGTGAGGAAAAGATCAAACTCAAAGGACAACTATGGACCAAAGAGTGGTACATTGGATACTATCAGGGAAAGATTGGGCTTGTAcatgtaaaaaatgtgcttgtcttGGGAAAGGTTAAGCCTATATACTTTTGTGGGCCAGACCTTACAACCACAATGCTCATGGAACAAATCCTAAAGCCCTGCAAGTTTCTCACTTACATTTACGCCTCTGTGAGGACAATACTTATGGAAAATCTGGGAAACTGGCGAGCATTTGCTGATGCTCTGGGTTACGTGAATCTTCCTTTGACATATTTTTGCAGAGCAGAGCTGGATAGTGAACCAGAGAG
This genomic window contains:
- the sh3bp4a gene encoding SH3 domain-binding protein 4-A, encoding MAAHRIRVTNSNNVLPRCKSEGTLIDLDEGVTEASLIDVKVPSPSALRLAPSTSFGTAREVVAIKDYCPSSFTTLKFSKGDHLYVLDTSGGEWWYAHNNREMGYIPSTYVQPINYRNSSLSDSGMIDNLGDCSEEGAKELDLLGEWTGVSLKPSMPYDNNNPFSMLSSTNPFLNGSMDDVLDQNSNEKTNQCNSMDLLFFDLPSAPISTTSNTKGYSNSVFDGTHTSANLEALQMLRKDNPFFRSKRSYSLSELSILQSQSNPPLPSSGFFTGLKAPSPEQFQNREDFRTAWLNHRKLARSCHDLESLGQNPGWGQTQPVETNIVCKLDSCGGAVQLPDTHISIHVPEGHVAVGETQQISMKALLDPPLELNNDRCSTVSPVVEIKLSNMEIKSFITLEMKVSVTTKAESLMAEVLCVRSDCKEGPYSPVSHAYIYGDTVQVQLDNLEPCMYVAVVVQTQHVSFNSSVWDHMMKKVTLGLYGPKHIHPSFKTVVAIFGHDCAPKSLLVSEVGKQAKSAPPVSLQLWGKHQFVLGRPQDLQIGMYSNMSNYEVKANEQARIVRGFQIKLGKVSRLIYMITSRNADEISDFTLRVQVKDDQDCILAQFCVQTPQPPPKTGIRNNGQRRFLKKKEVDKIILSPLAITTKYPQFQERCITNLKFGKLIKTVIRQTKNQYLLEYKKGDIIALLSEEKIKLKGQLWTKEWYIGYYQGKIGLVHVKNVLVLGKVKPIYFCGPDLTTTMLMEQILKPCKFLTYIYASVRTILMENLGNWRAFADALGYVNLPLTYFCRAELDSEPERVASVLEKLKEDCLNMETKEKKSFQKELMTALLKIDCQGLVARLIMDFVLLTTAVEVAPRWRDLAEKLAHVSKQQMEAYEAPHRDKTGMVDSEAMWKPAYDFLLTWAAQIGDSYRDVIHELHMGLDRMKNPITKRWKHLTGTLILVNCLDLLRSSAFSPAPQDDFAI